The following are encoded together in the Lactuca sativa cultivar Salinas chromosome 1, Lsat_Salinas_v11, whole genome shotgun sequence genome:
- the LOC128132606 gene encoding cytochrome P450 81Q32-like, which produces MEVLYLYVSFLLLLASYLFTSIFRRKISNFPPTVFPSLPVIGHLYLLKPPLYRTLAKISDKYGPIFRLQLGFRPVVVISSPSLVEECFTKNDVILANRPRMLFGKIIGVNYTSLAWAPYGDNWRNLRRIASIEILSIHRLNEFHDIRADEARSLIRKLASGSSPVTMKNFFYELTLNVMMRMIAGKRYFGGDNPVLKQEGIRFREMLHETFILAGASNVGDYLPILSWFGVKGLEKRLIALQEKRDVFFQGIIDELRKSKGSDQTRNKRKTMIEVLLSLQESDPEYYTDALIRSFVLVLLAAGSDSSAGTMEWTMSLLLNHPEVLKKAQNEIDQVVGKDRFVDESDISNLPYLRCIMNETLRLKPPGPLVPHEASEDCVIGGFNIPGGTMVLVNQWAIHHDPMVWADPETYNPERFEGVEGTRDGFKLLPFGYGRRSCPGEGLAVRVLGMTLGTMIQCFDWERISEEMVDMSEAPGLTMPKAAPLVAKCKPRLQMENLLSEL; this is translated from the exons ATGGAAGTACTTTATCTGTATGTCTCCTTTCTACTGCTTCTAGCTTCCTACCTCTTCACATCCATCTTCCGTCGCAAAATCTCCAACTTCCCACCAACTGTCTTCCCGTCCCTCCCCGTAATCGGCCACCTCTACCTTCTGAAACCACCACTGTACAGAACCTTGGCAAAAATCTCCGACAAATATGGCCCCATTTTCCGCCTCCAATTGGGCTTCCGCCCTGTCGTAGTGATCTCCTCCCCTTCCCTGGTTGAAGAATGCTTCACCAAGAATGACGTCATCCTCGCCAACCGCCCTCGGATGTTATTCGGGAAGATCATCGGTGTCAACTACACTAGTTTAGCCTGGGCGCCCTACGGCGACAACTGGCGCAACCTCCGCCGCATAGCATCCATCGAGATCCTATCAATCCACCGTCTGAATGAATTCCACGACATACGAGCCGATGAAGCAAGGTCGCTGATCCGTAAGCTAGCGTCCGGTTCTTCTCCGGTGACAATGAAGAATTTTTTCTATGAGCTGACTTTGAATGTGATGATGAGGATGATCGCCGGGAAGAGATACTTCGGTGGTGATAATCCGGTGTTGAAGCAAGAAGGAATACGATTCAGGGAAATGCTACATGAAACCTTTATACTCGCCGGAGCTTCAAACGTCGGAGATTACTTGCCAATTTTAAGTTGGTTTGGAGTGAAGGGACTGGAGAAGAGGTTGATCGCGTTGCAGGAGAAAAGGGATGTTTTCTTTCAAGGAATTATCGATGAACTTCGCAAATCAAAAGGAAGTGATCAAACCAGAAACAAAAGGAAGACAATGATCGAAGTTTTGTTATCACTACAAGAATCCGATCCCGAATACTACACTGATGCATTGATCCGAAGCTTTGTGCTT GTTTTATTAGCAGCTGGGAGTGATAGTTCAGCAGGAACCATGGAATGGACAATGTCACTTCTACTCAACCACCCAGAAGTTCTAAAAAAGGCACAAAACGAAATCGATCAAGTTGTGGGAAAAGATCGTTTTGTTGATGAATCAGACATATCAAATCTCCCTTACCTTCGTTGTATCATGAACGAGACCCTTCGACTGAAACCTCCAGGCCCACTAGTTCCACACGAGGCATCAGAAGATTGTGTGATTGGAGGGTTTAACATCCCCGGAGGGACGATGGTGCTGGTGAATCAATGGGCGATACATCATGACCCGATGGTCTGGGCCGACCCGGAAACGTACAACCCGGAAAGATTTGAAGGTGTGGAAGGGACAAGAGATGGGTTTAAGCTGCTGCCGTTTGGGTATGGAAGGCGGAGTTGTCCGGGGGAAGGGTTGGCTGTTCGTGTTCTTGGGATGACTTTGGGGACGATGATTCAGTGCTTTGATTGGGAAAGGATTAGTGAAGAAATGGTGGATATGAGTGAAGCTCCTGGGCTTACGATGCCTAAAGCTGCTCCATTGGTCGCCAAGTGTAAACCACGTCTACAGATGGAGAATCTGTTGTCGGAGCtgtaa